The DNA window TGCCGATGGCGAAGGCCAGCAGATAGGCGCGTCGCACGTCGATCCCGGTGAGCAGTGCGGCCTGCCAGTCCTCGGCGGCGGCGCGGATGGCCTTGCCCCAGCGCCAGCGGGCGAGCAGCAGGTGCAGACCGCCGATCAGGGCGAGGGCGACGAGCAGGCTGAGCAGCCGGATGACCGGGATCGAGAGCGTGCCGAGCGTGATCACCGCGCCGCCGTACGCGGTGGTGATCGACCGATCGTCGGCGGTGAAGAGGCGCACCGCGAGCGCGTGCAGGCTCAGGGCGAGGCCGAAGCCGACCAGCAGCGAGTTCTTGATCCGGGCCTCCTCGGGGGCGCGCACCACGAAGCCGAAGAGCGCGAGGTAGAGCGCCGCGCCCAGCAGCAGCGAGCCCGGGATCACCACCAGCAGCGACGCGAACGGATCGAGGCCCAGCAGGGCGAAGAGCCAGAACGCGCCGTAGCCGCCCAGCATGATCAGCTCGCCGTGCGCGACGTTGAGCACCTTGAGGACGCCGAACACCAGCGAGAGGCCCGCCGCGGCGAGGCCGTAGAGGCCGCCGAGGAGGAGGCCGAGCAGGATCTGCTGCGCGAGGACGGTCACGGCGGGCCCGTCACCGCGAGCGGGCCCAGATAGGCCCGCCGCACGTGCGCGTCCTGGAGCAGCGCGGCTCCGCTCCCTTCGCCCGCGATGCGGCCGGCCTCCAGGATGTAGGCGCGGTGGGCGAGACCGAGCGCGGCCCGCACGTTCTGCTCCACCAGGAAGATGGCCACCCCCGCGCGGTTGATCTCGACCAGCGCGTCCAGGATCGCGCGCACCAGCAGGGGCGCGATGCCGAGCGAGGGCTCGTCCAGCATCAGGAGGCGCGGGTGCGCCATCAGGGCCCGGCCCACCGCCACCATCTGCTGCTGGCCGCCGGACAATGCGCGGACGATCTGGCGCCGGCGCGCGTGCAGGTCGGGGAACAGGGCGAACACGCGCTCCAGGCTCTGCCGGCGCGCCGCGCGGGCGCGCGGGGAGAACGCGCCCAGCTCCAGGTTGTCCTCGACGCTCATGGCGCCGAAGAGCCGCCGGCCCTCGGGCACCATCACGAGCCCGCGCTCGACGATCCGATGCGGGCTGATGGTCCGCAGATCCTGGCCCTCCCAGCGCACGACGCCGGCGCGCGGCCGCACGAGGCCGGCCACGCAGCCGAGCAGGGTGGACTTGCCGGCTCCGTTGGGGCCGAGGAGCGCGACCATCTCGCCGGGCGCGACCGTGACCGAGACCGACCGGAGCACGGGCACGTCGCCGTACGACGCTTCCAGCCCCTGGATCTCAAGCATGCGACCGCGTCGCGCCCAGGTACACGTCGACGACTCGCGGATCGGCGGCGACCGCCGCGGGCGGGCCGTCGGCGATCTTCTCGCCCGCGCTCAGCACCACGATGCGGCGGGCCAGGTCCATGAGCGCCCACACGATGTGCTCCACCATCAGCACGGTCAGGCCGTCGGCGACCAGCCGGCGGATCAAGTCCATGGCCGCCGCGGTCTCGGTCGGGTTGAGACCGGCCATGAACTCGTCGAGCAGCAGCAGATCCGGCCCGGTGGCGAGCGCGCGGGCCAGCTCGAGACGCTTGCGATCCATGAGGGTGAGGGAGGCCGCCGGCGCGGCCGCCCGCCCGTCGAGTCCCACCAGCGCGAGGAGCCTCAGCGCCTCGGCGCGGGCGTCGACCGCGCCGCGCCGGCGCCCGTAGAGACAGCCCACCCGGACGTTGTCGAGTGCGGTGAGCCCCGCGAACGGCCGCACCAGCTGAAACGTGCGGGCGATGCCGCGGGCGCAGACGCGATGGGGCAGGAGGCCCGCGATGTCGCGGCCCGCGAAGCGGATGCAGCCGCGATCGGGGCGCAGCGCGCCCGCGATCAGGTTGAACAGCGTGGTCTTGCCGGAGCCGTTCGGCCCCATGATGCCGAGCAGCTCACCGGCCTCGAGGGTGAAGCCGACGTCGTTGACCGCGAGGACGCCCCCGAAGCCCTTGGTCAGCCGCTCGACTTCGAGGAGCGCCACGACCCGCTCAGGCGGCCCGGCCGGCCGCGGGCGTCACCGGATGACCGACGAGCACTCAGCGCTTGGCGAACGCAGGCGCCGGGTACGCCAGCCGGGCGGTCGCCGACTCCTTCGGCCACACCAGCTCCTGCTTGCCGTTCTGCCACTGCAGCAGGGCCTGGGCCACGATGCCGGTCCCGTCCGGGCGGAACTTCACGGGGCCGATCACCGTGTTCATGTTCGTGGCCGCGATCGCGTCCCGCACCTTCTCGCGGTCCGGGAAGCCGGCGCGCGTCACCGCGGCGGCGAGGATCTCGACGCACGCGTAGGCCGGCCCCACCAGCGGATCGGCGGGGCGCCCGTACTTCTTCTGGTGCGCGTCGTTCAGCTCCTTCACGCCGGCGCCCTTCATGGCGTGGTGCCAGCCCGCGGCCAGCACCATGTAGTCGCCGTCCTTGCCGAGGTTCTGCGACCAGATCTGCGCGTCGGGGGCGCGGATGAAGAACGAGAGCTTCGGGGTGAAGCCCAGCTCCTTCATCTGCTTGACGATGGTCATGCCGTCGGGCGGATTCGGCAGCGCCAGCACCACGTCGACGTTGGCCGCCTTGGCCTTGAGGATCAGATCCGAGAAGTCCTTGGCGCCCGGCGCGTACTCGCCGGTCATCGCGACCTGATAGCCCGCGTCCTTGCCGGCTTCCGTCCACGCCGCCGCCATCTCGCGGCCCCAGTCCGTCTTCTCCTGGAAGATCGCCACCGTCCTGGGCCGCTCGGTGGCCGGGATCAGACCGAACAGGCCCGCGGTGGCGTGGCCGATGTCGGGCGACTTCCAGAAGGGCGAGAAGAGATAGCGGAAGTTCTGCTGGTGGATCTTCTGCAGCGCGAACGCCACGCCGAGGTACGCGATGTGGTTCTTCTCGGCCACCGAAGCGGCGGCCGCGTGCAGATCGGAGCCGAAGCCGCCGAGATAGCCGACCACGCCCTGGGCGGCCAGCGTCTCCATGCGGGCCACCGTCTTGGTCGCGTCGGACTCGTCGTCCAGCAGGATCAGCTCCACCGGCATCTTCACGCCGCCCACCGTGATGCCGCCGCCCGCGTTGAGGCGCTCGACCGCGAACTCGTAGCCCGCGCGGATCTGGGCGCCACCGGCGCCGTAGCGGCCGGTGAGCGGGACCACCGCGCCCATCTTGATCGACTGAGCCCACGCATCGGCGGGGGACAGCCCGAGCAGGGCGAGCGTGAGCAGAGCCAGCATCCTCATCGCGT is part of the Candidatus Methylomirabilota bacterium genome and encodes:
- a CDS encoding amino acid ABC transporter substrate-binding protein → MRMLALLTLALLGLSPADAWAQSIKMGAVVPLTGRYGAGGAQIRAGYEFAVERLNAGGGITVGGVKMPVELILLDDESDATKTVARMETLAAQGVVGYLGGFGSDLHAAAASVAEKNHIAYLGVAFALQKIHQQNFRYLFSPFWKSPDIGHATAGLFGLIPATERPRTVAIFQEKTDWGREMAAAWTEAGKDAGYQVAMTGEYAPGAKDFSDLILKAKAANVDVVLALPNPPDGMTIVKQMKELGFTPKLSFFIRAPDAQIWSQNLGKDGDYMVLAAGWHHAMKGAGVKELNDAHQKKYGRPADPLVGPAYACVEILAAAVTRAGFPDREKVRDAIAATNMNTVIGPVKFRPDGTGIVAQALLQWQNGKQELVWPKESATARLAYPAPAFAKR
- a CDS encoding ABC transporter ATP-binding protein codes for the protein MALLEVERLTKGFGGVLAVNDVGFTLEAGELLGIMGPNGSGKTTLFNLIAGALRPDRGCIRFAGRDIAGLLPHRVCARGIARTFQLVRPFAGLTALDNVRVGCLYGRRRGAVDARAEALRLLALVGLDGRAAAPAASLTLMDRKRLELARALATGPDLLLLDEFMAGLNPTETAAAMDLIRRLVADGLTVLMVEHIVWALMDLARRIVVLSAGEKIADGPPAAVAADPRVVDVYLGATRSHA
- a CDS encoding ABC transporter ATP-binding protein; translation: MLEIQGLEASYGDVPVLRSVSVTVAPGEMVALLGPNGAGKSTLLGCVAGLVRPRAGVVRWEGQDLRTISPHRIVERGLVMVPEGRRLFGAMSVEDNLELGAFSPRARAARRQSLERVFALFPDLHARRRQIVRALSGGQQQMVAVGRALMAHPRLLMLDEPSLGIAPLLVRAILDALVEINRAGVAIFLVEQNVRAALGLAHRAYILEAGRIAGEGSGAALLQDAHVRRAYLGPLAVTGPP
- a CDS encoding branched-chain amino acid ABC transporter permease, which translates into the protein MTVLAQQILLGLLLGGLYGLAAAGLSLVFGVLKVLNVAHGELIMLGGYGAFWLFALLGLDPFASLLVVIPGSLLLGAALYLALFGFVVRAPEEARIKNSLLVGFGLALSLHALAVRLFTADDRSITTAYGGAVITLGTLSIPVIRLLSLLVALALIGGLHLLLARWRWGKAIRAAAEDWQAALLTGIDVRRAYLLAFAIGTALAGAAGTLVSVGYSVSPSIGLEWTLKALIVVVLAGLGSMLGTFVAGLFVGVAEAISAATFGGPYREVVGLVIFFVVLVLRPQGLFGRAPR